The following coding sequences are from one Sphingobium sp. V4 window:
- a CDS encoding dienelactone hydrolase family protein, with product MPSESDTPSSRRAADYPRAVLDLFDAYVHGTIDRRGFLQQCAIHVGGTAAATAMLTTLSPDFARGQVIPPDDRRIAVSHVDIPSPRGNGTIRAYVARPVGRADARLPVILVAHENRGLNPHIEDIARRLAVDGFLAVAPDALTTLGGYPGDEDKARTMFATLDRAKIQEDFIAAAAHAKGMAGGNGRVGAVGFCFGGGIANLLAARVPDLRAAVPFYGSPPPIEEVPAIKAELLIHYGGNDARTNAAWPGYEEALKKAGIRYRAFIYDGAEHGFNNDTTPRFDKAAADLAWARTIALFRRTLG from the coding sequence ATGCCCAGTGAATCCGACACGCCCTCATCCAGGCGCGCCGCCGATTATCCCCGCGCCGTGCTCGACCTGTTCGACGCCTATGTCCATGGGACGATCGACCGGCGCGGCTTCCTCCAGCAATGCGCGATCCATGTCGGCGGGACCGCTGCCGCCACCGCGATGTTGACCACGCTCAGTCCCGATTTCGCGCGCGGCCAAGTGATCCCGCCCGACGACCGGCGCATCGCCGTCAGCCATGTCGACATCCCGTCGCCCAGGGGCAACGGCACGATCCGCGCCTATGTGGCCCGACCGGTGGGCAGGGCCGACGCCAGGCTGCCGGTGATCCTCGTCGCACACGAAAATCGCGGCCTCAACCCACATATCGAAGATATTGCACGCCGCCTGGCCGTTGACGGCTTTCTCGCCGTTGCGCCAGACGCCCTCACCACATTGGGCGGCTATCCGGGCGACGAGGACAAGGCGCGCACGATGTTCGCGACGCTGGACCGCGCGAAAATCCAGGAGGATTTCATCGCCGCGGCTGCACATGCGAAGGGGATGGCGGGCGGCAACGGCCGCGTGGGCGCTGTCGGCTTCTGCTTCGGCGGCGGCATCGCCAACCTGCTGGCCGCGCGCGTTCCCGACCTGCGGGCGGCCGTGCCCTTCTATGGCAGCCCGCCGCCGATCGAGGAGGTGCCGGCGATCAAGGCCGAACTGCTCATCCACTATGGCGGCAATGATGCGCGCACCAACGCCGCATGGCCCGGCTATGAAGAGGCGCTGAAGAAAGCCGGCATCCGCTATCGGGCCTTCATCTACGACGGCGCCGAGCATGGCTTCAACAACGACACCACGCCGCGCTTCGACAAGGCCGCCGCCGATCTCGCCTGGGCGCGGACGATTGCCCTGTTCCGGCGGACGCTGGGATGA